A genomic segment from Candidatus Brocadia sinica JPN1 encodes:
- a CDS encoding ArnT family glycosyltransferase, with the protein MNSTTPVNNTRIIAACIILFTAALFLFNTGKRDLWAPDEPRYAQVSKEMRETGNFIVPHLNSAPYPDKPPLLFWLINVFSLPFGKITALSSRLPSAFTGIGCCLAIFYFGKRLYQNTRIGLLSALILATSSKFLWMAHRVAFDVLLTFFVTMAILCFYKGYTEQKSRGKNYTLFYIFMALGVLTKGPVGFILPFCVVLTYLLLKRNMGILKETYPWTGGLIFVFIVFTWVCLAGIYGGKEYTYQILFKQNVGRFASSFAHKRPMYYYFIYFPVNFLPWGVFIPSIAIYLFSKKRKGKDQEYSVASCLVCRYFCFFSVVSGKRDIYVLPLYPGAALLTAWFLNEFVEQFREKPFKKIGYYPCYTLCIVSLASGIILPVAVYKIFPQYTTTTIPFVIILLIGGFAMLRFVKYARIIPFLFTLIFVIFAVFTMSTLQAIPVMNQYKSAKEICDKANSMIKSGDKLAMYNFFRDPYLFYTNRNYIEVINGLDALKQFLNTTERVFLFIQEKDFREVSKSPEMPLFVLGKDSVGHRNILFISNKEK; encoded by the coding sequence ATGAATTCAACAACTCCAGTGAACAATACCCGCATAATAGCAGCGTGTATCATACTGTTTACGGCTGCTCTCTTCCTGTTCAATACAGGGAAAAGGGACCTGTGGGCGCCCGATGAGCCGCGTTATGCACAGGTTTCCAAGGAAATGAGGGAAACCGGTAATTTTATCGTCCCTCATTTAAACAGTGCGCCTTATCCTGATAAACCCCCGCTCTTATTTTGGCTCATCAATGTATTTTCACTTCCTTTCGGAAAGATTACGGCATTATCTTCCCGCCTGCCTTCAGCCTTTACAGGTATCGGTTGCTGTCTGGCAATATTTTATTTTGGTAAAAGATTATATCAAAACACACGAATAGGTCTGCTGTCTGCCCTCATTCTTGCCACCAGTTCAAAGTTCCTCTGGATGGCCCATCGCGTGGCATTTGATGTCCTCCTTACGTTTTTTGTAACAATGGCGATACTGTGCTTTTATAAGGGATATACAGAACAAAAAAGCAGGGGAAAAAATTATACACTTTTTTATATTTTCATGGCCCTGGGAGTCCTTACGAAGGGGCCTGTTGGTTTTATCCTTCCTTTTTGTGTTGTATTAACGTATCTCCTCTTGAAGAGAAATATGGGGATTTTAAAAGAAACATATCCCTGGACAGGTGGGTTGATATTTGTCTTTATTGTATTCACGTGGGTCTGTCTGGCAGGTATCTACGGTGGTAAAGAATATACTTATCAAATCCTTTTTAAACAGAATGTCGGGAGATTCGCCAGTTCATTTGCCCATAAAAGGCCAATGTATTATTATTTCATCTATTTTCCGGTTAACTTTTTACCCTGGGGTGTCTTTATCCCAAGCATTGCAATATATCTGTTTTCAAAAAAAAGGAAAGGAAAAGATCAGGAGTATTCTGTTGCCTCTTGCTTGGTTTGCCGTTATTTTTGTTTTTTTTCCGTTGTATCAGGAAAAAGGGATATCTATGTACTTCCTCTTTACCCTGGCGCAGCCTTGCTTACTGCCTGGTTTTTGAATGAATTTGTTGAACAATTCCGGGAGAAACCTTTTAAAAAAATAGGTTATTATCCATGCTATACCCTGTGTATCGTATCGCTGGCATCTGGAATTATTTTACCGGTCGCAGTGTACAAAATCTTTCCTCAGTATACGACCACAACAATTCCGTTTGTAATAATTCTCCTGATCGGCGGCTTTGCCATGTTACGTTTTGTAAAGTACGCCAGGATAATTCCTTTCCTGTTTACCCTCATTTTTGTTATTTTTGCCGTTTTTACCATGAGTACCTTGCAGGCTATTCCTGTTATGAACCAGTATAAATCAGCAAAAGAAATTTGCGATAAGGCCAATTCTATGATAAAATCCGGAGATAAATTGGCCATGTACAATTTCTTCAGAGACCCTTACCTGTTCTACACAAACAGGAATTACATAGAAGTTATAAATGGGCTGGATGCCTTAAAACAATTTCTGAATACAACCGAACGGGTGTTTCTTTTTATTCAGGAGAAGGATTTCAGGGAGGTATCAAAATCTCCTGAAATGCCTCTCTTTGTGCTGGGAAAAGATTCCGTAGGACACAGAAACATCCTTTTCATCTCAAACAAGGAGAAGTAA
- the sat gene encoding sulfate adenylyltransferase: MAVKNIAPHGGKLVNRIVSMEEREMLLDKATHYDMKKIQLNSREMSDLDMIAVGAMSPLEGFMCKADYDNVVDNMRLANGLPWSIPIVLAATKEEVEGLKPGKDVALMDQANEVIAILHLEEIFHHDKPKESLEVYGVDDKKHPGVDYVYKMGEYLLGGKVSVVNRTKPSDFLSYRLDPLELRALFVKKGWRRVVGFQTRNPVHRAHEYIQKSALEIVDAILLHPLVGETKSDDVPADVRIKSYEILLEKYYPKDRAMLSVFPAAMRYAGPREAIFHALVRKNYGCTHFIVGRDHAGVGNYYGTFDAHYIFDEFDPHEIGITPLFFDHTFYCKACNGMASYKTCPHDSSNHVILSGTEVRKMLSTGQAPPPTFTRPEVAKVLSEYYQKLK, translated from the coding sequence ATGGCAGTAAAAAACATTGCCCCGCATGGGGGTAAACTTGTCAATAGAATTGTTTCTATGGAAGAACGGGAAATGTTGCTGGATAAAGCCACTCACTACGACATGAAAAAAATCCAGCTCAATTCTCGTGAGATGTCAGACCTCGACATGATTGCGGTCGGGGCAATGAGTCCGCTGGAGGGATTTATGTGCAAAGCGGATTATGATAATGTGGTGGACAACATGAGGTTAGCCAATGGATTACCATGGTCAATCCCGATTGTTCTCGCAGCCACAAAGGAGGAGGTCGAAGGACTCAAACCAGGCAAGGATGTTGCCCTTATGGATCAAGCTAACGAGGTGATCGCTATTTTACATCTGGAGGAAATCTTTCATCACGACAAACCGAAAGAATCCTTAGAAGTCTATGGCGTTGATGATAAAAAACATCCTGGCGTGGATTATGTTTATAAAATGGGAGAATATCTTTTGGGTGGTAAGGTTAGTGTAGTCAACCGAACAAAACCCTCCGATTTTTTATCATATCGGCTGGACCCACTTGAGCTGAGGGCATTGTTTGTGAAAAAGGGCTGGAGGCGCGTGGTTGGATTCCAAACTCGTAATCCTGTACATCGCGCTCATGAATATATCCAGAAATCCGCCCTGGAGATCGTGGATGCCATCCTTTTGCATCCTTTGGTAGGAGAAACAAAAAGCGATGATGTGCCTGCTGATGTGCGGATTAAGAGTTATGAAATTCTTTTAGAGAAATATTATCCAAAGGACAGGGCAATGTTATCTGTTTTTCCCGCAGCTATGCGGTATGCGGGGCCTAGAGAGGCCATCTTCCATGCCCTCGTGAGAAAAAACTATGGCTGTACACACTTTATTGTGGGGCGAGACCATGCGGGGGTAGGAAATTATTACGGAACATTCGACGCCCACTATATCTTTGATGAATTTGATCCGCATGAGATAGGAATTACACCGTTATTTTTCGATCATACGTTCTATTGTAAGGCCTGTAACGGTATGGCTTCCTATAAAACATGTCCTCATGATTCATCCAATCATGTCATTTTGAGTGGCACAGAAGTCCGTAAAATGCTGAGTACAGGGCAAGCTCCGCCACCCACCTTTACAAGACCAGAGGTTGCAAAAGTACTGAGTGAATATTACCAGAAGTTAAAATAG
- a CDS encoding adenylyl-sulfate reductase — translation MSIYIDENICNGCKGLPEARCERICPGDLCYRKENTKAAIRDQSACWTCACCVKECPVQAIELRLPFQVCSDGSSLKARLKRDKTIWTIWDAEGHQEEFIIQAKCLKGD, via the coding sequence ATGAGTATCTACATCGATGAAAACATTTGTAACGGATGCAAAGGATTGCCAGAGGCACGATGTGAACGCATTTGTCCCGGAGACTTATGTTATCGCAAGGAAAATACGAAAGCGGCGATTCGTGACCAGTCTGCATGCTGGACCTGTGCATGCTGTGTGAAGGAATGTCCGGTGCAGGCAATTGAACTGAGGCTGCCTTTCCAGGTGTGCAGCGACGGATCTTCTTTAAAAGCGCGACTGAAACGTGACAAAACGATTTGGACAATATGGGATGCCGAAGGACATCAAGAAGAATTTATTATTCAGGCAAAATGTTTGAAAGGAGATTAA
- a CDS encoding adenylyl-sulfate reductase subunit alpha, producing MSISHIDTDILIIGGGAAGCFAAVEIYKKSPTCNVVVMEKAHIERSGCLSMGLNAINAYLHAGQTPESYVAFIERQFEGIIRKDLVYSIVEGLNEAVKDVEGMGLPVEKNEDGTYKMRGKRSIRIFGERLKPILAEAVQKTSALVLNRVVATNFIYDGNRVCGAFGYGVKNSTFYVIRAKAVIVATGGASGIYKPSNTGEARHLIWYCPWNAGTGYAMGIRIGAEMTSFENRFVALRVKDVNAPTGTIAVGARAKQINARGEDYLERYYKHLGGNKCLTQHRLLATVEEKKMGRGPCYLDTTTMNESDERRLKEDFLNMNPQIILLWASKGMNPRHKPVEIQGTEPFIVGGHCQAGYWIDKERRTTIPGLYAAGEVAGGAPKKYVSGSWVEGRIAATTVMKDIKDVTLKNIDSGVIRGEKTRVLAPLTKKTGTLPLEVRERLQKIMDEYAGGISMNYALHEERLLEARRLLKCLKDRMKDVAAVNNYHLVEALECIDRIDVARVLVEHLIYRKESRWACYQTRLDYPQKDNSRWLTFVNSIYNSTMDEIKMVERPLCS from the coding sequence ATGAGTATTTCACATATAGACACCGATATATTAATTATCGGCGGTGGAGCGGCAGGATGCTTTGCCGCTGTGGAGATTTACAAAAAATCCCCTACCTGTAATGTTGTTGTAATGGAAAAGGCGCATATCGAGCGCAGCGGTTGTCTGTCCATGGGGTTAAATGCCATCAATGCCTATTTACATGCCGGACAGACCCCTGAATCATACGTTGCGTTTATAGAGCGGCAGTTTGAGGGCATTATAAGAAAAGATCTGGTTTATAGCATTGTAGAAGGACTCAATGAGGCCGTCAAGGATGTAGAAGGGATGGGGCTTCCCGTTGAAAAGAATGAGGACGGCACATACAAGATGCGCGGAAAACGCAGTATCCGTATTTTTGGTGAACGGTTAAAACCCATCCTTGCAGAGGCTGTACAAAAAACCTCAGCCCTGGTGTTAAATCGTGTTGTAGCAACAAATTTTATTTACGATGGCAACCGTGTTTGTGGAGCATTTGGATATGGAGTAAAAAACAGTACGTTTTACGTAATCAGGGCAAAAGCTGTTATTGTGGCGACTGGCGGCGCTTCGGGTATCTATAAACCAAGCAATACCGGGGAGGCACGACATTTAATATGGTATTGCCCCTGGAATGCGGGAACGGGATATGCCATGGGAATACGTATCGGAGCGGAAATGACGAGTTTTGAGAATCGGTTTGTTGCTTTGCGGGTAAAGGATGTAAATGCGCCAACTGGTACCATTGCCGTAGGCGCGCGTGCGAAACAGATCAATGCGCGCGGAGAGGATTATCTGGAACGCTATTACAAACACCTGGGGGGAAACAAGTGTCTGACACAACACAGACTTCTGGCAACAGTAGAAGAAAAGAAAATGGGTCGGGGCCCCTGCTATCTGGATACAACTACTATGAACGAGTCCGATGAAAGAAGATTAAAAGAAGATTTTTTGAATATGAATCCTCAGATTATCCTTTTGTGGGCGAGCAAGGGCATGAATCCCCGGCATAAGCCTGTAGAAATTCAGGGAACAGAACCTTTTATTGTGGGTGGCCATTGTCAGGCAGGATATTGGATTGATAAAGAAAGAAGGACAACCATTCCTGGTCTTTACGCTGCCGGGGAGGTAGCGGGAGGCGCGCCGAAAAAATACGTAAGTGGAAGCTGGGTTGAAGGACGCATTGCGGCAACGACGGTCATGAAAGACATAAAAGATGTAACATTAAAAAATATAGACAGCGGGGTGATCCGGGGAGAAAAAACCCGAGTCCTGGCCCCTTTAACGAAAAAAACAGGCACATTACCCCTGGAGGTACGGGAACGACTTCAAAAGATCATGGATGAATATGCCGGGGGCATTTCCATGAATTACGCGCTTCATGAGGAAAGGCTGCTGGAAGCAAGACGATTGTTAAAATGCCTAAAGGACCGCATGAAAGACGTGGCAGCCGTAAATAATTATCATCTGGTTGAGGCCTTAGAATGTATAGACAGAATTGATGTTGCAAGGGTGCTGGTAGAACATCTGATCTACCGCAAAGAGTCGCGATGGGCATGTTATCAGACCAGACTGGATTATCCACAAAAAGATAATAGCCGGTGGCTTACCTTTGTTAATTCCATTTATAATTCAACTATGGACGAAATAAAAATGGTGGAAAGGCCTTTGTGCTCATGA
- a CDS encoding anhydro-N-acetylmuramic acid kinase — MLNKLLRLRQKDPKKVIGLMSGTSADGIDACLVEITGNGIDTKANILDFETYPYHETTRNAILETSNRETGTVDKVCQLNFYLGKLFAEAAKSVANKGRVPVTDIDLIGSHGQTIYHLPNPSIPSVANPFSGKKGIFDDSINTQYSSSTLQIGEPSVIAQETGITTVADFRPRDIAAGGQGAPLIPYVDFILFRDKERGRVLQNIGGIANVTFLPRDCGIDDVIAFDTGPGNMVIDRITELVTNNASHFDQGGRLAATGSVNHRLLTALLAHPYLIESPPKTTGREVFGRPFADNLYKNAVRSGIEGRDILATVTMFTARTIADSYKQWILPKHHISEIIVSGGGVHNATLIKFLIQYFPPSMKIYSINTFGIAPNVKEALAFAILANETISGNRNNIPSATGAKEPVIMGKIIP; from the coding sequence ATGTTAAATAAACTCCTGCGGTTACGGCAGAAAGACCCCAAAAAAGTCATTGGTCTCATGTCGGGAACGTCTGCCGATGGTATAGACGCCTGCCTTGTGGAAATTACCGGGAATGGAATAGATACAAAGGCAAACATTCTGGACTTTGAGACCTATCCGTATCACGAGACAACTCGCAACGCCATCCTTGAAACCAGCAATCGCGAAACGGGCACAGTTGATAAGGTCTGCCAGCTCAATTTTTACCTTGGGAAACTCTTTGCGGAAGCAGCGAAATCCGTTGCAAACAAGGGACGCGTTCCTGTCACGGATATTGACCTTATTGGTTCGCATGGGCAGACTATCTATCACTTGCCCAATCCTTCTATTCCCTCTGTGGCGAATCCCTTTTCAGGAAAAAAGGGTATATTCGATGATTCTATCAATACTCAGTATAGTTCTTCGACGCTGCAAATTGGTGAACCTTCTGTCATTGCCCAGGAGACAGGTATTACTACCGTTGCCGATTTTCGTCCGAGGGATATAGCGGCTGGCGGGCAAGGCGCGCCTCTTATTCCGTATGTTGATTTCATCCTCTTTAGAGATAAGGAAAGGGGGCGTGTCTTGCAAAATATCGGGGGAATTGCCAATGTTACCTTTCTGCCCCGTGACTGCGGTATTGATGACGTAATCGCCTTCGATACAGGGCCGGGCAACATGGTGATTGATCGCATTACGGAGCTTGTCACAAATAATGCATCTCACTTCGATCAGGGCGGCAGACTCGCTGCAACAGGATCGGTAAATCACAGGCTTTTGACCGCCCTTCTTGCGCACCCGTATCTGATAGAGTCTCCCCCAAAGACTACCGGAAGGGAAGTGTTCGGGAGACCGTTTGCGGACAATCTGTACAAAAATGCTGTACGTTCCGGCATCGAAGGCCGGGACATCCTGGCAACCGTTACCATGTTTACGGCGCGCACCATTGCAGACAGTTACAAGCAGTGGATTTTACCGAAGCATCATATATCTGAAATAATCGTTTCAGGCGGTGGAGTCCATAATGCCACCCTTATAAAATTTCTTATTCAATATTTTCCTCCTTCCATGAAAATATATTCCATCAATACCTTTGGTATCGCACCCAACGTTAAGGAAGCCCTCGCCTTTGCCATCCTGGCCAATGAAACGATTTCCGGAAACCGAAATAATATCCCCTCCGCTACAGGGGCAAAGGAGCCGGTGATTATGGGAAAGATTATACCATGA
- a CDS encoding tetratricopeptide repeat protein gives MVHFRKYILSLLPVITFLFCCSLGCGKKESDTQPETQHAASIRFEGEVPAVHKKTMADEEIERNKRLLEANPNDAVVYYNLGLLYDEKGMLDESLAAYKKASELNPSMVEALVGQGNILNKKGKSDEAISFFKKALDINSHYAEAHEGLGLVYVHKKQEEDAIKSFSKAIDLNPGLVNSRYNLGILYTKKAQFNDAVAEWTKAIEINPQKIEIYYNLGIAYTKLGKMDDAISVWQKALTVRPDMADFHYAIGLVYKEKGDFNNAESSLKKALEVNPDMVDVHKVLEELYRSKGMLGDADREAELYKSRSSPHH, from the coding sequence ATGGTGCATTTTAGAAAATATATTCTTTCATTGCTTCCTGTTATAACGTTTCTCTTTTGCTGTAGCCTTGGTTGTGGAAAAAAAGAATCTGACACACAACCCGAAACCCAACATGCTGCCTCTATCAGGTTTGAGGGAGAAGTGCCTGCCGTCCACAAGAAAACCATGGCAGATGAAGAAATTGAAAGGAACAAAAGACTTCTGGAAGCCAATCCAAACGATGCAGTGGTCTATTACAATCTGGGTCTCTTATACGATGAAAAGGGCATGCTTGATGAATCTCTTGCAGCTTACAAAAAGGCATCGGAACTGAACCCTTCGATGGTAGAAGCTCTTGTTGGGCAAGGGAATATCCTCAACAAAAAAGGGAAATCAGACGAAGCGATCTCTTTCTTCAAAAAAGCCCTTGACATTAACTCCCATTATGCAGAGGCACACGAAGGTTTGGGGCTTGTGTATGTCCACAAAAAGCAGGAGGAGGATGCGATCAAATCATTCAGTAAGGCCATTGATCTGAATCCGGGTTTAGTAAATTCACGATACAATCTGGGTATTCTTTATACAAAAAAGGCACAATTCAATGATGCTGTTGCAGAATGGACAAAGGCCATTGAAATTAACCCGCAAAAAATAGAGATATATTACAATTTGGGTATTGCCTATACGAAACTCGGGAAAATGGATGACGCTATTTCTGTGTGGCAAAAGGCATTGACGGTACGTCCGGACATGGCAGACTTTCATTACGCCATTGGCCTGGTATATAAAGAAAAAGGGGACTTCAACAACGCCGAGTCGTCTCTTAAAAAAGCGCTTGAGGTTAATCCTGACATGGTAGATGTGCACAAGGTACTCGAAGAATTGTACCGTTCCAAGGGAATGCTTGGTGACGCTGATCGTGAGGCAGAACTCTATAAAAGCCGGTCCAGTCCTCACCATTAA
- a CDS encoding MXAN_5808 family serine peptidase — protein MKSKITFTCLLTIFLSLPSFFCFFTGFNTTFGLEPHFEKRAAKEDTNYKFRLSGIVSSYVNRLYVDPERIKTVEMLKEALSWEERIIPEVLVDFSESTTTGKVTVDDVSKTYDLSKIHRSKDMIEILQDALAFINTNRQPLEILTANDIEYTAINGMLTQLDPHSVILPPKEFNEFKIGTTGKFGGLGMVVGLREGVLTVISPIEGTPAARAGMKAGDRIIEIDGESTVNMNLTESVGKLRGDPGTAVTLSVFTEKAAQPKLVTLKREIIVIPTVESASLEGDLGYIKIRNFQDDTSQCLNEHLKRLKTSNNKLKGLIIDMRNNSGGLLDQAIEVADKFLEKGAIVITVGPSGHPKEVQEARKTDTDEALYPIVVLVDAGSASGAEIVAGALKENDRAVIVGDRSFGKGSVQQLIELMDGSALKLTIAKYLTPLSTDIQSVGITPDIKLVPVTVAKDTINLFRGIVALREEDLKQHLDEHRKDETPYAILKYYLETKEKEKTEESEEEAEDPYKLPDFNTDFHVIFAKKLLTNATAWQREAFLRNSSSIIEETARSEEKKIAQVLQKFDIDWSAGTSTGTAKTNVSFSTNPANGRVKAGDKITLTINVANVGETPLHQLRGISSSKNGLFDKLEFILGKIDPGSTKSYSTTIEIPKNSLDREDEISIKFEELNSRNPKDIKFNIVTEALLRPLFAYSYQILDTVKNSSKNNGDGLIQTGEDIDLLVLVKNIGEGTAEKNVVTLKDLSNKEVFIKNGRAEIGTLSPGETKEVKLSFVVKEIMPLDKFSVDVVISEMIFGTFVTNKLTFPVVASKSKMTPSSGLVKVRRNHTPLYGGTSFDSPVLSMMKDGTCLTYDAKNPEWFRITLPGDRYGWVSAKGVVESNGARTEPSALEPFLQRVPPVITMSKSLSNVLFGNDQLPLSVTIEDDIYVKHAYVLINNDKVFFKSNKFPAQKEQSRLEINTNLLLKEGPNIVTIVARDDHDLVTVKSFVATRGITVAKGL, from the coding sequence ATGAAATCAAAAATTACCTTTACCTGTTTGCTGACAATATTCCTATCCTTGCCTTCTTTTTTCTGCTTTTTCACAGGCTTTAATACAACCTTTGGATTGGAACCGCACTTTGAAAAACGGGCAGCAAAGGAAGATACGAATTACAAGTTTCGGTTATCAGGGATAGTTAGTTCCTATGTGAATAGATTGTATGTGGACCCTGAGCGTATCAAAACAGTGGAAATGCTTAAAGAGGCGCTTTCGTGGGAGGAAAGGATTATACCGGAAGTATTGGTAGACTTTTCAGAAAGTACCACCACAGGAAAGGTTACTGTCGATGATGTTTCAAAAACATACGATCTTTCTAAAATTCACCGTTCTAAAGATATGATTGAGATTCTTCAGGACGCTCTTGCCTTTATCAATACGAATCGTCAACCCTTGGAAATTCTTACCGCAAACGACATTGAATACACTGCAATTAACGGTATGCTTACACAACTGGACCCACACTCCGTTATTCTGCCACCCAAGGAGTTTAATGAGTTTAAGATAGGCACTACAGGCAAGTTTGGTGGGTTGGGGATGGTCGTCGGTTTGCGGGAAGGCGTACTTACGGTAATATCTCCGATTGAGGGCACTCCAGCAGCAAGGGCCGGCATGAAGGCTGGAGACAGAATCATTGAAATTGACGGAGAGTCAACCGTTAACATGAACCTTACGGAATCCGTTGGAAAATTACGCGGGGATCCCGGAACTGCAGTTACGCTTTCAGTTTTCACCGAAAAGGCAGCCCAGCCCAAGCTGGTTACTCTCAAACGGGAAATTATTGTTATTCCAACGGTAGAATCCGCATCTCTGGAAGGTGATTTAGGCTATATAAAGATAAGAAACTTTCAGGACGATACCTCTCAATGTCTGAACGAACACTTAAAACGTTTGAAAACATCCAATAATAAATTAAAGGGGTTGATTATTGACATGAGAAATAACTCCGGGGGGCTCTTGGACCAAGCCATAGAGGTTGCCGATAAATTTCTCGAGAAAGGTGCCATTGTTATCACGGTCGGTCCGAGTGGACATCCAAAAGAGGTACAAGAAGCGAGAAAAACTGATACAGACGAAGCGCTTTATCCAATCGTGGTGCTTGTCGATGCTGGAAGCGCCTCAGGCGCTGAAATTGTTGCCGGGGCGCTGAAAGAAAATGACCGTGCGGTAATTGTTGGTGACAGAAGCTTTGGCAAGGGTTCTGTACAGCAGCTCATTGAACTTATGGATGGTTCGGCATTAAAATTAACCATCGCTAAATATCTCACCCCATTGTCTACTGATATTCAGTCGGTGGGTATTACACCCGACATTAAACTAGTCCCTGTGACCGTTGCAAAAGATACTATTAACCTTTTCCGGGGCATTGTTGCCCTCCGCGAAGAAGACCTCAAACAACATCTTGATGAACATCGCAAAGACGAAACTCCTTATGCCATCCTCAAGTACTATTTAGAAACCAAGGAAAAGGAGAAAACCGAAGAATCGGAGGAGGAGGCGGAGGATCCCTATAAACTGCCGGATTTTAACACGGACTTTCATGTCATTTTTGCCAAAAAATTACTTACGAATGCAACAGCCTGGCAGCGGGAAGCATTTTTGCGAAATTCTTCGTCCATTATAGAGGAAACTGCCAGGTCGGAGGAAAAGAAAATTGCCCAAGTGCTTCAAAAATTTGATATTGATTGGTCTGCTGGTACAAGCACTGGAACGGCAAAAACGAATGTTTCTTTTTCCACAAATCCTGCAAACGGACGAGTAAAGGCCGGCGATAAGATTACGCTTACCATAAACGTGGCAAACGTCGGAGAAACGCCATTGCATCAGTTGCGCGGCATATCATCAAGCAAAAACGGACTCTTCGACAAACTCGAGTTTATCCTCGGCAAAATAGATCCGGGAAGTACTAAGTCATATTCTACAACAATAGAAATCCCCAAAAATTCTCTCGACAGAGAAGACGAAATCTCTATCAAGTTTGAAGAATTGAATAGCCGTAATCCCAAGGATATCAAATTTAATATAGTTACCGAGGCGCTTCTGCGGCCACTTTTTGCTTATTCATATCAGATTCTGGATACGGTAAAGAACTCCTCAAAAAATAATGGGGATGGATTAATACAGACAGGAGAGGATATAGACCTCCTTGTCCTCGTAAAAAACATTGGAGAAGGGACTGCTGAAAAAAATGTAGTCACCTTAAAAGATTTAAGTAATAAGGAAGTTTTCATAAAGAACGGCAGGGCGGAAATCGGGACATTAAGTCCTGGAGAAACAAAAGAAGTAAAACTGTCTTTCGTTGTAAAGGAAATAATGCCTTTGGACAAATTCAGTGTCGATGTGGTTATCTCCGAGATGATTTTCGGGACGTTCGTAACCAACAAACTCACCTTCCCCGTCGTAGCAAGCAAGTCGAAAATGACCCCGTCTTCCGGTCTTGTGAAGGTGCGGAGAAATCATACCCCACTGTATGGGGGAACGTCTTTTGATTCGCCGGTGTTATCAATGATGAAGGATGGAACTTGTTTGACATATGATGCAAAAAACCCGGAATGGTTCCGGATAACGCTTCCAGGTGATCGGTACGGGTGGGTATCAGCAAAAGGGGTTGTTGAATCGAATGGTGCACGGACCGAACCGAGCGCTTTAGAACCTTTTCTGCAACGAGTGCCGCCAGTAATTACCATGAGCAAATCCTTATCGAATGTATTATTTGGAAATGATCAATTACCACTATCAGTCACCATAGAAGACGATATCTATGTGAAACATGCCTACGTCCTGATTAATAACGATAAGGTTTTTTTCAAATCCAATAAATTTCCTGCACAGAAAGAACAGAGCCGGCTGGAAATTAATACAAACCTGCTTTTGAAGGAAGGACCTAATATAGTAACGATTGTTGCACGGGACGATCATGACCTTGTGACCGTCAAATCATTTGTTGCGACGAGAGGCATTACCGTTGCGAAAGGGTTATAA